The following proteins are encoded in a genomic region of Bacillota bacterium:
- a CDS encoding TetR/AcrR family transcriptional regulator, whose translation MADKPYHHGNLRNQLIESGIELINEEGLKGFSLRKVAAKCGVSNAAPYSHFTSIDDLIGAMGEHVTEHFMEKLHTAIDGCENNPAAIVLLGNAYIDFFIENPQYFQFLFHHSGLTIDLDRESPNDYPPFSLFRTTAYRLFSSKKLPEKEYPERLAALWSIVHGIASLLSVPGIKYSGDWHEVFTRIAFKEENQ comes from the coding sequence ATGGCAGACAAGCCTTATCATCATGGCAATTTAAGAAACCAACTGATAGAATCCGGTATCGAGCTGATCAACGAGGAAGGTCTGAAAGGCTTTTCACTGCGCAAAGTCGCCGCCAAATGCGGCGTCAGCAACGCTGCCCCTTACAGCCATTTTACTAGCATAGATGACTTGATCGGCGCAATGGGCGAACATGTGACAGAGCATTTTATGGAAAAATTGCATACGGCTATTGACGGCTGTGAAAACAACCCTGCCGCAATCGTGCTTCTTGGCAACGCTTATATCGACTTTTTCATCGAAAATCCGCAATATTTTCAGTTTCTCTTTCACCATTCCGGTTTGACTATCGATTTAGATCGTGAAAGCCCAAATGACTACCCGCCCTTTTCCCTGTTCCGCACTACTGCCTATAGGCTTTTCAGCAGTAAAAAACTGCCGGAAAAGGAATATCCGGAAAGGCTTGCGGCACTTTGGTCTATAGTTCACGGAATCGCCTCGCTGCTTTCCGTCCCCGGAATCAAATATTCCGGCGACTGGCATGAAGTATTTACACGAATCGCCTTTAAGGAGGAAAACCAATGA
- a CDS encoding nitroreductase family protein, whose amino-acid sequence MDLYEAILKRKSVRKYEDKEIDSNILDEINGFISSLQPIYSDINVKFTLVESKNMPKYFENSPAILSPYYVVITSQSKPWFGENAGYMGEKLIAFLTAKEIGTCWIGTLKPKKSAFELPYVISIAFGYAKDQLFRENLEEINRKPINEICLKNPESDFLKQAVQAIRIAPSGINRQPWRIEPDTGAIHFYCEQPSFLTPVNSDNLKGLMPGAILKRMQGVSCGIAISHAEICASHYGNKVILSRLSNHNNTYKKLTYLISAVIK is encoded by the coding sequence ATGGATTTGTATGAAGCGATCCTAAAAAGAAAATCCGTGCGAAAATATGAGGATAAAGAGATTGATTCAAATATATTGGATGAAATTAATGGATTCATTAGTTCTCTACAGCCAATATACAGCGATATAAATGTAAAATTCACTCTAGTAGAGAGTAAAAATATGCCGAAATATTTTGAAAACTCTCCTGCAATCCTATCTCCTTACTATGTAGTTATCACTTCTCAGAGTAAGCCATGGTTTGGGGAAAACGCAGGATATATGGGCGAAAAACTGATTGCCTTTTTAACTGCCAAAGAAATCGGAACGTGCTGGATAGGCACTCTTAAACCGAAAAAGTCAGCGTTTGAACTGCCATATGTAATTTCTATTGCTTTCGGCTATGCGAAAGATCAGTTATTTCGTGAAAACTTAGAAGAAATAAATCGAAAGCCGATTAATGAGATATGCCTGAAAAACCCTGAGAGTGATTTTTTAAAACAAGCAGTACAGGCGATAAGAATCGCTCCTTCCGGCATCAACAGACAACCTTGGCGTATTGAGCCAGATACCGGCGCTATACACTTTTACTGTGAACAGCCATCCTTTCTCACCCCTGTAAATAGTGACAATTTAAAAGGTTTGATGCCAGGCGCTATTTTGAAAAGGATGCAGGGAGTTTCTTGCGGTATTGCAATATCTCATGCCGAAATCTGCGCTTCTCATTACGGAAATAAAGTGATTTTATCCAGGTTGTCAAACCATAATAACACATATAAAAAATTGACATATTTAATTTCTGCGGTTATTAAATGA
- a CDS encoding class I SAM-dependent methyltransferase: protein MVLEKMSDFFADRADTYDEHMLKNVEGCKNGYLEMAKLLPSATSKLLDLGCGTGLELGKIFELYPSISVTGIDLSETMTRKLKEKYSGRDITIINGSYLGYDFGFDLYDAAISFQTMHHLSHSEKISVYSEVCKSLKSGGTYIECDYMVTDKAEEDFLYAENSRVRKEQNIPDGEFYHFDTPCTIENQVSMLLQAGFASAEFVWREGNTTIIISKK, encoded by the coding sequence ATGGTTTTAGAAAAAATGAGTGATTTTTTCGCAGATCGTGCCGATACATATGATGAACACATGCTTAAAAATGTGGAAGGCTGTAAAAACGGATATTTGGAAATGGCTAAGCTTCTCCCAAGTGCTACTTCAAAACTTTTAGATCTTGGCTGTGGAACAGGGCTTGAACTTGGCAAGATATTTGAGCTGTACCCTTCGATTTCCGTAACAGGTATCGATCTGTCCGAGACGATGACTCGAAAATTGAAAGAAAAATATTCCGGAAGAGATATAACTATCATCAACGGCAGTTATCTCGGCTATGATTTTGGTTTTGATCTATATGATGCGGCAATCTCGTTTCAGACGATGCACCATCTTTCGCATTCTGAAAAAATTTCTGTTTACTCTGAGGTCTGCAAGTCACTTAAAAGCGGCGGAACATACATAGAATGCGATTATATGGTTACAGATAAGGCGGAAGAGGATTTCTTATATGCCGAAAACAGCAGGGTACGCAAAGAGCAAAACATTCCTGACGGTGAGTTCTATCATTTTGATACGCCCTGTACTATAGAAAATCAGGTGAGTATGCTTTTGCAGGCTGGGTTTGCATCAGCAGAGTTTGTCTGGCGTGAGGGAAACACGACTATCATCATTTCAAAAAAATAA
- a CDS encoding flavodoxin family protein, translating to MKEIKVAAVISSAHFSGNGAELAREVLKGAKSRGADTEEIFLQRRELKYCTGCLKCISGGHCPIQDDFEEIRKLLYAADGIVLCSPTFGGTINAAMKNLFDRLGMFERCTSMLGGKYVIGLSTASNESAAKKTAKELAKGISLGTFKRSMTSGIIGASILPDGIAKNSVCLADAFKMGEKLVDDIITGKKYHTQNIAGRVIMHKIVRPIMYSYIVDNRENTTKAVYENLCDRGLA from the coding sequence ATGAAAGAAATCAAGGTCGCTGCGGTTATAAGCAGTGCGCATTTTAGTGGAAACGGAGCAGAACTTGCGAGAGAGGTTCTTAAAGGGGCTAAGTCGAGGGGAGCGGATACGGAAGAAATATTTCTTCAGAGGAGAGAACTAAAATATTGTACAGGATGCCTTAAGTGTATTTCAGGCGGACATTGTCCAATACAGGACGATTTTGAGGAAATCAGAAAATTGCTTTATGCCGCAGACGGCATTGTTTTATGCTCGCCCACGTTCGGGGGCACGATCAATGCCGCCATGAAAAACCTGTTTGACCGACTTGGAATGTTTGAACGGTGCACATCGATGCTCGGAGGCAAGTATGTGATTGGTCTTTCCACTGCAAGTAATGAAAGCGCAGCAAAGAAAACCGCAAAAGAATTAGCAAAAGGCATCAGCCTCGGCACATTTAAGCGAAGCATGACATCAGGAATAATCGGAGCAAGCATTCTGCCTGACGGAATTGCAAAAAACAGCGTTTGTCTGGCGGATGCATTTAAAATGGGTGAAAAACTTGTTGATGACATCATTACGGGTAAAAAATATCACACTCAAAATATAGCGGGCAGGGTGATCATGCATAAAATAGTGCGGCCTATTATGTATTCCTATATTGTTGACAACAGAGAAAATACCACGAAGGCGGTTTATGAGAACCTTTGCGATAGAGGACTGGCATAA
- a CDS encoding GNAT family N-acetyltransferase, with product MLIRELSGNEIENAAELAWTVFKTFEAPDYGEQGITEFFKCIHDSQFLSQLKFYGAFDGDDIVGTIATRSSGNHISLFFVNEQYQRQGIGKALFSRICKDNFSGKITVHSSPFAIPVYHQLGFTDIDTEQVTNGLRYTPMECVIHNGKG from the coding sequence ATGCTTATTCGAGAACTCAGCGGCAATGAAATAGAAAATGCGGCAGAACTCGCATGGACAGTATTTAAAACATTTGAAGCCCCCGATTACGGCGAGCAGGGCATAACGGAATTCTTCAAATGCATTCACGACTCACAATTCTTGAGCCAATTAAAATTTTATGGAGCTTTCGATGGGGATGATATTGTCGGAACTATTGCAACTCGCAGCAGTGGAAATCATATCTCCTTATTTTTTGTAAATGAGCAATATCAGCGGCAGGGCATTGGAAAAGCTCTTTTTTCACGCATATGTAAAGATAATTTCAGCGGGAAAATAACGGTTCACTCGTCACCGTTTGCCATACCTGTCTACCATCAGCTTGGATTCACAGATATTGATACTGAGCAAGTCACAAATGGCCTTCGTTATACACCTATGGAGTGTGTTATCCATAATGGGAAGGGGTAG
- a CDS encoding type II CAAX endopeptidase family protein, protein MWKDNEKAPVWEYLGWVLLISAVSEIIILLLEPYSIAFAKNGTLTAGYVFYAITGILFTTPNPMIAIYIVLKRHKKIRSVKDFFKLILHTADIIKTFLITAAFCAAVLCAAIIYGTRTSSPWYVMIIAFPVMIIGGGVEEIGWRGFLQPALEKKFPFPIATFMVSAIWFSWHLPLWIEPSSNHYGDSLAGFAITITVWAFVGASIYKATKSVIACVTYHTFMNSIGAIYNWNALFDTFPNKSGMIVYYCIALIAAVIIWLLADRKEKRALRKEYINEEIHVSEV, encoded by the coding sequence ATGTGGAAAGATAATGAAAAGGCTCCCGTGTGGGAATATCTCGGCTGGGTACTTCTAATCTCGGCGGTCAGTGAGATAATAATCCTTCTCCTTGAGCCTTATTCCATAGCATTTGCTAAAAACGGCACGCTAACGGCAGGCTACGTGTTTTACGCGATAACAGGCATATTATTCACCACACCCAATCCTATGATCGCAATTTATATAGTCTTGAAGCGGCACAAAAAAATCAGGTCTGTGAAAGACTTTTTCAAGTTGATTTTACATACTGCTGATATAATAAAAACGTTTCTTATAACTGCGGCTTTTTGCGCCGCGGTTTTATGCGCCGCAATCATTTACGGCACAAGAACTAGTTCTCCCTGGTATGTTATGATTATTGCCTTTCCTGTGATGATAATCGGCGGAGGCGTTGAAGAAATCGGTTGGCGTGGTTTTCTTCAGCCTGCGCTTGAAAAAAAGTTTCCTTTTCCAATAGCGACATTTATGGTCAGCGCAATTTGGTTTTCATGGCATCTTCCGCTATGGATAGAGCCCTCTTCAAATCACTACGGTGACAGTCTTGCTGGATTTGCAATAACTATAACCGTTTGGGCTTTTGTAGGGGCGTCGATCTACAAGGCAACAAAAAGCGTGATCGCTTGCGTGACGTATCACACTTTTATGAATTCAATAGGCGCCATTTATAACTGGAACGCTTTATTTGACACGTTTCCAAACAAAAGTGGAATGATCGTATACTATTGCATCGCGCTCATTGCCGCAGTAATTATATGGCTGCTCGCCGACAGAAAAGAAAAGCGAGCTCTAAGAAAAGAATATATAAATGAAGAAATCCATGTGTCAGAGGTCTAA
- a CDS encoding TetR/AcrR family transcriptional regulator, producing the protein MDTLSRKERERLTRENEIIKAAQKVFCDHGYNDASMDEIARNAQFTKRTLYQYFANKEELYFSVVIKGYEQLYTKISEALKKDDNGFMKIYHSCIAYYDFYTSHPEVIRLMNYAGYAKKDASGDSPRREKLSNLDNEVFKAIAKVIEEGKGDGSIKPDLDANMAAYSLVYTVTGFFNQLSISGKTFTGHFNIEFDKFVPYSLNLLLNSIRNEREAQL; encoded by the coding sequence ATGGATACTTTATCAAGAAAAGAACGTGAAAGGCTGACAAGAGAGAATGAAATAATAAAAGCCGCGCAAAAAGTGTTTTGCGATCATGGATATAATGACGCATCTATGGATGAGATAGCCCGAAACGCTCAGTTTACCAAACGAACGCTGTATCAATATTTTGCGAATAAGGAAGAATTGTATTTCAGCGTTGTTATTAAAGGATATGAACAGCTCTACACAAAAATTAGTGAAGCGTTGAAAAAAGACGATAACGGTTTTATGAAAATATATCACTCATGCATAGCTTATTACGATTTTTATACTTCTCATCCGGAAGTAATCCGGTTGATGAATTATGCGGGCTATGCCAAAAAGGATGCCAGCGGCGACAGTCCGAGACGCGAGAAGCTAAGTAATCTCGACAATGAAGTATTTAAGGCGATCGCCAAAGTTATCGAAGAAGGCAAGGGCGACGGCAGTATTAAGCCTGATCTGGACGCAAATATGGCAGCATACAGTCTTGTTTACACGGTTACAGGCTTTTTTAACCAGCTCTCGATTTCAGGAAAAACTTTTACAGGTCATTTTAATATCGAATTTGATAAATTTGTCCCTTATTCCTTAAATTTATTACTCAACTCAATAAGAAACGAGCGGGAGGCACAGCTATGA
- a CDS encoding serine hydrolase, translating into MLLERLTEQAKKDKLNIYNIAEMTKEVTRAIHLQPANSCNNSYSVAKVFTVTAIGMLQDDGILNVKDHLFPIFKDAFPPVYDKKWEKVTIEDAIKHRVGFDKGFLDIDAENIYEYGADDFLQIVLSHSLSFEPGTQRVYSDAAYYLLSRIVTAKTGRKLDDFLLERLFNPLEFQEIAWSKCPKGYPMGATGLYIRTEDMVKLGFVYLSGGMYRGKRIVSEAWVDQVLRCGYELRHFGNGNSYGKRGMNGQMLYISFDSKTAVAWHGYNRDGVDSMLELLKKD; encoded by the coding sequence ATGTTGCTTGAAAGGCTTACTGAGCAGGCAAAGAAGGACAAACTTAATATATATAATATTGCGGAAATGACTAAAGAGGTGACAAGGGCTATACATTTACAGCCTGCCAACTCCTGCAACAACAGCTATTCCGTGGCTAAGGTGTTTACAGTGACCGCAATAGGAATGCTTCAGGATGACGGCATTTTAAACGTTAAAGACCATTTGTTCCCTATATTCAAAGATGCATTTCCGCCCGTTTACGATAAAAAATGGGAAAAGGTAACAATTGAAGATGCGATAAAGCATCGGGTGGGTTTTGATAAAGGGTTTCTTGATATTGATGCAGAAAATATTTATGAATACGGCGCCGATGATTTTTTGCAAATTGTCCTTTCGCACAGCCTCAGTTTTGAGCCGGGAACCCAACGGGTATACAGCGATGCGGCATATTATCTGCTTTCCCGCATAGTAACCGCAAAAACCGGAAGAAAGCTTGACGACTTTTTGCTGGAGAGACTATTTAACCCGCTTGAATTTCAGGAAATAGCCTGGAGCAAATGCCCAAAAGGTTATCCGATGGGTGCGACCGGATTATATATACGGACAGAGGATATGGTAAAACTGGGCTTTGTATATCTCAGCGGCGGGATGTACCGCGGGAAACGGATCGTATCTGAAGCGTGGGTCGATCAGGTGCTCAGATGCGGGTATGAATTAAGACATTTCGGAAACGGCAACTCGTATGGCAAACGGGGAATGAACGGGCAGATGCTGTATATTTCATTCGATTCAAAAACAGCGGTCGCATGGCACGGGTATAACAGGGATGGGGTGGATTCAATGCTTGAACTGTTAAAAAAAGATTGA
- a CDS encoding NUDIX domain-containing protein: MSIRSTAKAIIVNDGKVLINKCFDKYNGEYFSLPGGGQNTYETLYDAVIRECLEETGYTVSPARFAALCEEICDSEEFREKRPDYAHKMYHIFVCSLTDEERTEPTEKDELQIGSEWVDIDRLNGIRLLPKAVGDNILKIINSDSPLFLDSTHIPYNHG, translated from the coding sequence ATGAGTATCAGAAGCACTGCAAAAGCGATCATCGTTAATGACGGAAAAGTTCTTATAAACAAATGCTTTGATAAATATAACGGCGAATATTTTTCGCTGCCCGGCGGTGGTCAAAATACATATGAAACGCTTTATGACGCTGTCATCAGGGAATGTCTTGAGGAAACCGGATACACCGTCTCGCCTGCCAGATTTGCCGCTTTATGCGAAGAAATTTGTGATTCTGAAGAATTTCGGGAAAAACGTCCTGATTATGCGCACAAGATGTATCATATTTTTGTATGCAGTCTAACTGATGAAGAAAGAACAGAACCCACGGAAAAGGATGAACTGCAGATAGGAAGCGAGTGGGTCGACATAGACCGACTAAATGGAATCCGGCTGCTGCCGAAAGCCGTCGGGGATAATATTCTCAAAATAATTAACAGTGACAGTCCGCTGTTTTTGGACTCGACGCATATCCCGTATAATCACGGTTAA
- a CDS encoding flavodoxin family protein: MKMIVHDLSEEEFLSLGHNPSKEIMIISDNGKIHNCIGCYGCWIKTPGICVMKDGYQNMGALLSKCDELTIISKCIYGSYSPFIRNIWDRSMSYLLPYFVTKKGETHHRNRYAHQFSLSVHFYGDDITEAEMATARKLVVANSKNFYSIGNMVYFHKDLQAVGEALN, translated from the coding sequence ATGAAAATGATAGTGCATGACTTAAGTGAAGAAGAATTCCTGTCTCTCGGACACAATCCGAGTAAAGAGATTATGATTATTTCCGACAACGGTAAAATACACAATTGCATCGGATGCTACGGATGCTGGATAAAGACGCCTGGAATATGCGTTATGAAGGACGGCTATCAGAACATGGGAGCACTGCTGTCAAAATGCGACGAGCTTACCATCATAAGCAAGTGCATTTACGGCAGTTATAGCCCTTTTATCCGAAACATTTGGGACAGAAGCATGTCATACCTGCTTCCCTATTTTGTCACCAAAAAAGGAGAAACACATCATCGCAACCGTTATGCGCATCAGTTTTCACTATCGGTGCACTTCTACGGCGACGATATAACAGAAGCGGAAATGGCAACCGCAAGAAAACTTGTGGTGGCAAACAGTAAAAATTTCTATTCTATTGGAAACATGGTATATTTTCATAAAGATCTGCAAGCAGTCGGGGAGGCATTAAATTGA
- a CDS encoding DMT family transporter — protein MKLKGMVYTIVSAVLFGITPVFASFTYNMGSTPETVTFYRNLLAIPILLIVILMKRMTLKIPLKAVGNIAVIGIIGCGLTTLLLYKSYQYVGIGTATTLHFLYPVFVALICRFFYKDRLSLRKIIALVIAGAGIICFIDPSQISGFSGILLAVSSGLTYSFYMVGSEKRGLNDIDPYKVSFYIAVFVMIAMIIYNVPTRKIVFILPPKAFLYLFVISICTSFLAVALLQSGIKHLGASTAAIFCLFEPVTSLISGRLFLGEHISVQKAAGCILIIAAVSILVIKKSNSEISEAKS, from the coding sequence ATGAAATTAAAAGGTATGGTCTATACGATAGTTTCCGCGGTGCTGTTTGGCATAACCCCTGTGTTTGCCTCATTCACCTACAATATGGGCAGCACGCCCGAAACAGTAACGTTTTATCGTAATCTGCTTGCCATTCCGATTTTACTTATTGTGATTCTGATGAAAAGAATGACTCTTAAAATACCGCTTAAAGCAGTCGGAAATATCGCTGTTATCGGGATCATCGGCTGTGGCTTAACAACTCTTTTGCTTTATAAATCCTATCAATATGTCGGCATCGGCACAGCGACGACACTGCACTTTCTATATCCGGTATTTGTTGCGCTTATCTGCCGCTTTTTTTATAAAGACCGCTTAAGTCTGCGCAAGATCATTGCTTTAGTGATAGCTGGCGCCGGCATTATATGTTTTATCGATCCAAGTCAGATTTCTGGTTTTTCGGGCATTTTGCTGGCGGTATCGTCCGGACTTACATATTCTTTTTACATGGTCGGGTCAGAAAAGCGCGGACTTAACGATATTGACCCCTATAAAGTTTCATTTTACATAGCGGTCTTCGTTATGATTGCAATGATAATTTACAACGTCCCAACGCGGAAAATTGTATTCATACTGCCTCCTAAAGCATTCTTATATTTATTTGTGATTTCCATCTGCACCTCATTTTTGGCGGTTGCCCTGCTTCAATCAGGGATAAAACATCTCGGCGCCTCAACTGCCGCAATTTTTTGCCTGTTCGAGCCGGTGACAAGCCTTATTTCAGGGCGATTGTTCCTAGGCGAACACATCTCGGTTCAAAAAGCGGCAGGCTGTATACTTATTATCGCCGCAGTCTCCATTTTAGTAATCAAAAAATCAAATAGCGAAATATCTGAGGCAAAATCATAG
- a CDS encoding TetR-like C-terminal domain-containing protein, whose translation MKDQKIDRRVKYSLMVIKESFIKLLKQRPIAKITIKEICDDADVNRATFYAHYSDQYDLLHRIEQELIDGINQYLTGHDFNVISEEPVEMLKKIMEYVKENSELFGLLLNSNGDIQFQQEVIKIIGKQHFSSMTADQEVSEYMFLFFASGTIGIIQKWLKDGMKKPEREMAELILKLSINGRMSFE comes from the coding sequence ATGAAAGATCAAAAAATAGACAGACGGGTCAAATACTCTTTAATGGTCATCAAGGAGAGTTTTATTAAACTATTGAAGCAAAGGCCAATTGCGAAAATCACGATAAAAGAAATCTGCGATGACGCTGACGTCAACCGCGCAACTTTTTATGCCCATTATTCAGACCAATACGATCTGCTTCATCGGATCGAGCAAGAGCTTATCGACGGCATCAATCAGTATCTGACTGGGCATGACTTTAATGTTATCTCGGAAGAGCCTGTCGAAATGCTCAAAAAGATTATGGAATATGTAAAAGAAAATTCAGAGCTGTTTGGTTTGCTGCTTAATTCGAATGGGGATATTCAGTTTCAGCAGGAAGTTATAAAAATCATCGGAAAGCAGCATTTTTCATCGATGACAGCAGATCAAGAGGTTTCGGAATATATGTTTCTGTTTTTTGCAAGCGGCACTATCGGAATTATTCAGAAGTGGCTCAAAGACGGTATGAAAAAGCCTGAACGGGAGATGGCAGAGCTTATATTGAAATTATCGATAAACGGAAGAATGTCGTTTGAATAA